One Cydia pomonella isolate Wapato2018A chromosome 14, ilCydPomo1, whole genome shotgun sequence DNA segment encodes these proteins:
- the LOC133525268 gene encoding uncharacterized protein LOC133525268: MFVPTFVVLFTLAIYQVASAPVDGRVEFDGSYKRLYLPYIQSVTKDGTKTILTSQDLLDLSQKLKSGEVPVTTTHQLIGINGFNYTLSDHQLRRMVDHEIAAIVDPKNLNQPGFGHLFITVDNNGVVQTFIYNLTLQEAMELVEKEGYPNSSSSDSYHQNKPSTARDAS; the protein is encoded by the coding sequence GTTGCGTCAGCGCCCGTTGACGGCAGGGTCGAATTCGATGGATCATACAAACGCCTGTACCTGCCTTACATCCAATCAGTAACCAAGGATGGCACCAAAACAATTCTGACATCCCAAGACTTGCTAGACTTGAGCCAAAAGCTAAAATCTGGAGAAGTACCGGTAACAACTACTCATCAACTGATTGGCATCAATGGGTTCAATTACACGCTATCTGACCATCAATTGCGACGCATGGTGGACCATGAAATTGCAGCAATCGTCGATCCGAAGAATCTCAACCAGCCAGGATTTGGACATTTATTCATCACCGTTGACAACAACGGGGTCGTACAGACTTTCATCTACAATTTGACTCTGCAAGAAGCTATGGAGTTAGTTGAAAAAGAAGGTTATCCGAACTCATCCTCCAGTGATTCTTATCACCAAAATAAACCTTCAACTGCCAGAGACGCttcttaa